A stretch of Numenius arquata chromosome 11, bNumArq3.hap1.1, whole genome shotgun sequence DNA encodes these proteins:
- the SLC51B gene encoding organic solute transporter subunit beta, producing the protein MKFFWIIPFFLLQGTEAFLMKNAKLKLCLQASTVNGNLLLEDCDPESDFQDWSWQGDSLMNRGTQSCLSVVGADRVQTSLCDGTSSTRWECSNSLLSPLGSSQDYLVANKKGVALTNVRGLKAQWQDVDRSVCEVKAAEAEPDRYFTAALASTHMYNPMAGNVTLALGIDEVELEELLWFFRREDPSTWNYSILALSFVAMILGLLLLTINIVRNRKRKIHTYGGAEQTTQQAELEAKQALMPVQEYSPAEPLKQEPVPQDQRSGDVVVQWKDGTVTSLYAETPENAI; encoded by the exons ATGAAGTTCTTCTGGATAATCCCATTTTTCCTGCTGCAAG GCACTGAagcttttctgatgaaaaatgcTAAACTCAAGCTGTGTTTACAAGCCAGCACGGTGAATGGGAATTTACTGCTGGAGGACTGTGATCCAGAGTCAGATTTCCAGGACTGGTCTTGGCAAGGAGATTCTCTGATGAATCGCGGCACTCAGAGCTGCCTCTCCGTGGTGGGGGCCGACAGGGTGCAGACAAGTCTCTGCGACGGCACGAGCTCCACGCGCTGGGAGTGCTCGAATTCGCTGCTCTCTCCTCTGGGTAGCAGCCAGGACTACCTGGTGGCAAACAAGAAAGGAGTCGCACTCACTAACGTCAGAGGCCTCAAGGCCCAATGGCAAGATGTAGACAGGAGCGTTTGTGAGGTGAAAGCAG CTGAGGCAGAGCCAGACAGGTACTTCACCGCAGCGCTTGCCAGCACACACATGTACAACCCCATGGCAGGCAACGTCACCCTTGCGCTGGGTATAGATGAAGtagagctggaggagctgctctggTTCTTCCGCAGAGAAGACC cgTCGACGTGGAATTACTCCATCCTTGCGCTTTCCTTTGTGGCCATGATTTTGGGTCTTCTCCTCCTGACCATTAACATTGTGCGAAACAG GAAAAGGAAGATCCATACGTATGGAGGAGCAGAGCAAACGACCCAGCAGGCTGAGCTGGAAGCCAAGCAAGCCCTGATGCCTGTGCAGGAATACAGCCCGGCCGAACCGCTAAAGCAGGAGCCGGTGCCCCAGGATCAGAGATCAGGAGACGTTGTGGTCCAGTGGAAGGATGGG
- the MTFMT gene encoding methionyl-tRNA formyltransferase, mitochondrial, giving the protein MRGRLLRAWREGVKAARGAARRAGAPPWRVLFFGTDRFAVTALRALEAAREPSEESLVSRLEVVTLPSRLPGDLPVKSCAQELQLPVHEWPHTGPVGQFDVGVVASFGRLLSEDLILQFPYGVLNVHPSCLPRWRGPAPIVHTVLHGDKVTGVTIMEIRPKRFDVGPIIKQEEFVVPPCCTAKELEVVLAKMGANLLLSVLKNLPESLKNKKEQPKEGVTFAPKISIAKSCIKWEEQTAAQIIQLHRAIGSMFPLQTLWNGTTVKLLDFVEVDSIPGFADQILNDCGAVPGSLLYHKVSQTLIARCKEGWVGIKTVVLKKKLTAVDFYNGYMHSWFQQSSRTVHQECRFQTLKLTTAKKTLKEREILAQDIKQ; this is encoded by the exons ATGCGGGGCCGGCTGCTGCGCGCCTGGCGCGAGGGGGTGAAGGCGGCGCGCGGGGCGGCGAGGCGGGCTGGGGCACCGCCATGGCGGGTGCTCTTCTTCGGCACCGACCGCTTCGCCGTCACCGCCCTACGAGCCCTGGAGGCGGCCAG GGAGCCCAGCGAGGAGTCGCTCGTTTCCAGGCTGGAGGTGGTGACCCTGccctcccgcctgcctggggaccTGCCTGTGAAGAGCTGCGCCCAGGAGCTCCAGCTGCCGGTTCATGAGTGGCCACACACGGGACCTGTGGGGCAGTTTGATGTGGGTGTGGTGGCATCATTTGGACGTCTCCTAAGTGAGGACCTTATTCTGCAGTTCCCATA TGGGGTCCTGAATGTCCATCCCAGCTGTCTCCCACGATGGCGTGGTCCTGCACCAATAGTCCACACCGTGCTTCATGGTGATAAAGTGACTGGGGTGACAATTATGGAAATAAGACCAAAAAG GTTTGATGTCGGTCCAATCATTAAGCAAGAAGAGTTTGTTGTTCCTCCCTGCTGTACTGCAAAGGAGCTGGAAGTGGTGTTAGCAAAGATGGGTGCAAACCTG CTGTTATCAGTTTTGAAAAACTTGcctgaaagtttaaaaaacaaaaaagagcaacCGAAAGAAGGAGTAACATTTG CTCCTAAAATATCTATAGCTAAGAGTTGTATAAAATGGGAAGAGCAAACGGCGGCACAAATAATTCAACTGCATCGAGCAATAGGAAGTATG TTTCCTTTACAGACGCTCTGGAATGGTACTACTGTTAAACTTCTGGATTTTGTGGAAGTGGATAGTATCCCTGGTTTTGCTg aTCAGATATTAAATGACTGTGGAGCTGTTCCTGGTTCACTACTGTACCATAAAGTGTCCCAAACGCTGATAGCTCGTTGCAAG GAAGGCTGGGTTGGAATCAAAACAGTCGTATTAAAGAAGAAGCTTACAGCAGTTGACTTCTACAATGGATATATGCACTCTTGGTTCCAGCAGAGCTCAAGAACAGTTCATCAGGAATGCAGATTTCAAACACTCAAACTTACCACGGCAAAAAAGACTCTGAAAGAGAGGGAGATATTGGCACAGGATATAAAACAATAG
- the CILP gene encoding cartilage intermediate layer protein 1 — translation MMVTARGWILLLLLGATSVLGQRLLQPALSRIQIGQKTFSPLVMLSLESTRSNSRRGDPTFAYARRSPLMQDSKRFLSPWSKWSECSGKCGQTGVQKRTRSCLAERLWGVHCNEATEEGRLCIGHVCSACNITCPMGRINADCDACMCEDATLHGKVSLEDGSPAADARVYLQAEKLKLLTTADHRGMFRIPGVCPDGKNTLKIKKAKYATATVTVPQSNRRNLAIQVQLQRSGKPYIFRSPEDKARRVGQSVSLCCDALGSPAPDRYLWYHNGSLLDPSLYKYKNNLVLKNLKRDQSGEYFCKASSAGGSAKSQSAKLAVIGRQEAACNPQPQSHLIRLPHDCFQKETNSFYYNVGKCPSKTCAGKLDKGLRCKDNVSYCCGVSKTETRDISCNGYTLPTKVVVECGCKKCTETKITVRGRATAADNGEPLRFGHIYMGNKRVSMTGYKGTFSIHVPADTERLVLTFVDRLQKFVNTTKVLPFKENGGAVFHEIKLLRKKAPVTLESTETNVISLGEMEEDDPIAELEIPPDAFYRKNGEAYRGKVKASVTFLDPRNISTAPVTQSDLNFVDEEGDVFPLRTYGMFSVDFTNEQGTESLNAEEVKVHLDAAQVKMPEHLQEMKLWSLNPETGLWEEEGDFNLEKSRRRKREERTFLVGNMEIKERRLFNLDVPESRRCYIKVRAYRSERFLQSEQIQGVVISVINTEPEPGFSSNPRAWGRFDSVVTGPNGACVPAFCDEQNPRAYAAYILASMGGEELEAVSSAPKLNPNAIGVPQPYLNKLNYRRTDHEDSNTKKTAFSINMAKPSPNSPEENNGPIYAYENLRECEEAPHSAAHFRFYRIEGDRYDYNTVPFSEDDLMSWTDDYLAWWPKPMEFRACYIKVKINGPQEVNIRSRNMGGTHPRTIGKLYGIRDVRSVRDPEQPDVSAACLEFKCSGMLFDQDRVDRTLVKVVPQGSCRRESVNGMLHEYLVNHLPMATNNDSSEYTMLAPLDPLGHNYGIYTVTDQDPRIAKEIALGRCFDGTSDGTSRTMKSNIGVGLTFTCSERSAAEQSIFQSQRNSGQQSILVLPGESPAYQRQPSSRQTPQRRIPMTGQRSRTY, via the exons ATGATGGTCACTGCGAGAGGATggatcctccttctccttctgggAGCCACATCTGTTTTAG GTCAAAGGCTTCTGCAACCAGCCCTCAGCAGGATCCAGATAGGACAGAAAACCTTCAGCCCGCTGGTAATGCTCAGCTTGGAGA GTACAAGGAGCAACTCTCGCAGGGGAGACCCGACCTTCGCCTACGCCAGACGCA GTCCACTGATGCAAGATTCAAAAAGGTTTTTGTCTCCGTGGTCGAAATGGAGCGAATGCTCAGGAAAGTGTGGCCAAACCGGGGTGCAGAAGCGTACCAGATCCTGCCTAGCCGAGCGCCTCTGGGGCGTGCACTGTAACGAAGCCACTGAGGAAGGGCGGCTCTGCATTGGACATGTTTGCTCAG CCTGCAACATCACCTGCCCCATGGGCCGCATCAACGCCGACTGCGACGCCTGCATGTGCGAGGATGCCACCCTGCATGGGAAGGTCTCTCTCGAGGACGGGTCACCCGCTGCCGATGCCCGGGTCTACCTGCAAGCTGAGAAACTCAAGCTGTTGACGACGGCCGATCACAGGGGCATGTTTAGGATCCCGGGGGTTTGCCCCGATGGCAAAAACACCCTTAAAATAAAGAAAGCCAAATACGCAACTGCTACTGTCACCGTGCCGCAGAGCAACAGAAGAAACCTGGCGATCCAAGTGCAGCTGCAACGATCAG GCAAACCCTACATTTTCAGGAGCCCCGAGGACAAAGCCAGGAGAGTGGGACAGAGCGTGTCACTCTGCTGCGATGCCCTTGGGAGCCCGGCCCCCGACCGCTATCTCTG GTACCACAACGGCTCACTGCTGGACCCCTCCttatacaaatataaaaacaACCTGGTTCTGAAGAACTTGAAGAGAGACCAGTCAGGAGAGTATTTCTGCAAGGCCAGCAGCGCCGGGGGGTCAGCAAAGTCCCAATCTGCCAAACTCGCTGTAATAG GAAGACAAGAGGCAGCCTGCAACCCCCAACCCCAAAGCCACCTCATCCGACTTCCACACGACTGCTTCCAAAAAGAAACCAACTCCTTCTACTACAACGTGGGCAAGTGCCCCTCGAAGACCTGTGCTGGGAAGTTGGATAAAGGACTCCGGTGTAAGGACAACGTTTCCTACTGCTGCGGGGTGTCCAAGACGGAAACCAGAGACATCTCCTGCAACGGGTACACGCTCCCCACTAAAGTCGTCGTAGAATGTGGCTGCAAAAAGTGCACCGAGACCAAAATAACGGTTCGAGGCAGAGCCACGGCAGCAGATAACGGTGAGCCACTGCGGTTTGGCCACATCTACATGGGGAACAAGAGAGTGAGCATGACCGGCTACAAAGGAACCTTCTCCATCCACGTCCCAGCAGACACAGAGAGACTGGTTCTAACTTTCGTTGATCGGCTGCAGAAGTTTGTGAACACAACGAAAGTTCTGCCCTTCAAGGAAAACGGAGGTGCTGTGTTTCATGAGATCAAGCTGCTAAGAAAGAAAGCCCCTGTTACACTGGAATCCACCGAAACCAATGTGATTTCTTTGGGAGAAATGGAAGAAGATGATCCAATTGCTGAATTAGAAATTCCTCCAGATGCATTTTATAGGAAAAATGGAGAAGCCTACAGAGGCAAAGTGAAAGCCAGCGTGACATTTCTGGACCCAAGAAACATCTCAACAGCTCCAGTGACACAAAGTGACCTGAACTTTGTAGATGAGGAGGGAGACGTATTCCCGCTCCGTACGTACGGCATGTTTTCCGTGGACTTCACTAACGAACAGGGCACCGAGTCTCTTAATGCAGAAGAGGTGAAGGTTCATTTGGATGCTGCTCAGGTCAAGATGCCAGAGCACCTGCAAGAGATGAAGCTTTGGTCCCTGAACCCGGAGACAGGATtatgggaggaagaaggggacTTCAACCTTGAGAAAAGCAGACGGCGCAAAAGGGAGGAGAGAACTTTTTTGGTTGGGAACATGGAGATCAAAGAAAGACGTCTTTTTAACCTGGACGTCCCAGAGAGCAGACGGTGCTACATCAAAGTCCGAGCCTACAGGAGCGAGAGATTTCTGCAAAGTGAGCAGATCCAAGGGGTTGTGATTTCTGTTATAAACACAGAGCCAGAACCGGGGTTCTCCTCCAACCCCAGAGCATGGGGCCGTTTCGACAGCGTGGTCACTGGTCCCAATGGCGCCTGTGTGCCCGCCTTCTGCGATGAGCAAAACCCCAGGGCCTATGCAGCTTATATCTTGGCAAGCATGGGAGGCGAAGAGCTCGAAGCTGTGTCCTCTGCTCCCAAACTCAACCCAAATGCTATTGGGGTCCCACAGCCGTATCTCAACAAGCTCAACTACAGAAGAACAGACCACGAGGACTCCAACACTAAGAAAACGGCATTCAGCATTAACATGGCCAAGCCAAGCCCTAATTCCCCAGAAGAGAACAACGGCCCTATTTATGCCTATGAAAACCTAAGAGAATGCGAGGAAGCTCCACACAGCGCTGCTCACTTCAGGTTTTACAGGATAGAGGGAGACCGGTACGACTACAACACTgttcccttcagtgaagatgacCTCATGAGCTGGACTGACGACTACCTGGCATGGTGGCCCAAGCCCATGGAATTTAGGGCCTGCtacattaaagtaaaaataaacggACCCCAAGAGGTGAACATAAGATCTCGTAACATGGGTGGGACGCACCCACGCACCATTGGCAAGCTCTATGGTATCAGGGACGTCCGTAGCGTTCGTGACCCTGAGCAGCCGGACGTGTCGGCCGCCTGCCTGGAGTTCAAGTGCAGTGGCATGCTCTTCGACCAAGACCGTGTGGACCGCACACTCGTCAAAGTGGTCCCGCAAGGCAGCTGCCGCCGAGAGAGCGTCAACGGCATGCTCCACGAGTACCTGGTGAACCACCTCCCCATGGCTACCAACAACGATTCCAGCGAGTACACAATGCTGGCTCCTCTCGACCCACTGGGGCACAACTACGGCATCTACACCGTCACTGACCAAGACCCCAGGATCGCTAAGGAAATCGCCCTGGGCAGGTGTTTTGACGGCACCTCAGATGGCACCTCCCGAACCATGAAGAGCAACATCGGCGTTGGATTGACTTTCACCTGTTCGGAGAGGAGCGCGGCAGAGCAAAGCATCTTCCAGTCTCAGAGGAACTCGGGCCAGCAGTCCATACTGGTTCTGCCTGGGGAGAGCCCAGCATACCAAAGGCAGCCGTCAAGCCGCCAAACCCCCCAAAGAAGGATCCCGATGACAGGTCAACGTTCTCGCACATACTAG